Proteins encoded together in one Sulfitobacter pontiacus window:
- the argS gene encoding arginine--tRNA ligase, whose product MNLFADIRSLVLSTLDTLVADGFLPEGLSFDAITVEPPRDAAHGDMATNAAMVLAKPARMKPRDIAEKLAEKLAEDPRITAADVAGPGFLNLRLSAAVWQGVVGAVLGQGTDFGRGDLGQGKRVNVEYVSANPTGPLHVGHTRGAVFGDALASLLDFAGFDVTREYYINDGGAQVDVLARSVYLRYLEAHGQEVAFPEGTYPGDYLKDVGAALKDKVGDAYIDADESVWLEEVRNFATDEMMKLIRDDLASLGVEMDVFYSEKSLYGTGRIESAIDDLKAKGLIYEGVLEPPKGKKPEDWEPREQTLFKSTAHGDDVDRPVMKSDGGWTYFAPDIAYHYDKVQRGFDMLIDVFGADHGGYVKRMKAAVSALSEGSVPLDIKLTQLVKLFKNGKEFKMSKRAGTFVTLRDVVDQVGPDVTRFVMLTRKNDAMLDFDFAKVLEQSRENPVFYVQYAHARVHSVLRKAAEAGVATDMETLQRADLSQLDHEAELKLAQKLAEWPRMVETAARSNEPHRIAFYLYELAGDFHGLWNRGNDVPELRFLQDDAALSQSKIALAQAAAIVIASGLGILGVKPAEEMR is encoded by the coding sequence ATGAACCTATTTGCCGATATCCGCAGCCTCGTGCTGTCCACCCTTGATACGCTGGTTGCCGACGGGTTTCTGCCCGAGGGGCTGAGCTTTGACGCCATCACCGTAGAGCCGCCGCGCGATGCGGCGCATGGGGATATGGCGACCAATGCCGCGATGGTGCTGGCGAAACCGGCCCGTATGAAACCGCGCGATATCGCCGAGAAACTGGCCGAAAAACTGGCCGAGGATCCACGGATCACGGCGGCGGATGTGGCGGGCCCGGGGTTCTTGAACCTGCGGCTGAGTGCTGCGGTTTGGCAGGGCGTTGTCGGTGCCGTTCTGGGGCAGGGCACAGACTTTGGCCGCGGCGATCTGGGGCAGGGCAAACGGGTCAACGTCGAATATGTCTCGGCCAACCCGACGGGGCCGCTGCATGTAGGGCACACCCGCGGTGCGGTCTTTGGCGATGCGCTGGCGTCCTTGCTGGATTTCGCGGGTTTCGATGTCACGCGTGAATATTACATTAACGACGGCGGCGCGCAGGTCGATGTTTTGGCGCGCTCTGTCTATCTGCGCTATCTGGAGGCGCACGGCCAAGAGGTCGCCTTTCCCGAAGGCACATACCCCGGCGACTATCTGAAGGATGTGGGGGCCGCGCTGAAAGACAAGGTGGGCGACGCCTATATCGACGCCGATGAATCCGTTTGGCTTGAAGAGGTGCGCAACTTTGCCACCGACGAGATGATGAAGCTGATCCGCGATGATCTCGCCTCTCTCGGGGTGGAGATGGATGTATTTTATTCTGAAAAGTCGCTTTATGGCACGGGCCGGATTGAATCCGCGATTGATGATCTGAAAGCCAAGGGGCTGATCTATGAGGGCGTGCTTGAGCCGCCAAAAGGCAAGAAGCCCGAGGACTGGGAGCCGCGCGAGCAGACCCTGTTCAAATCCACCGCCCATGGCGATGACGTTGACCGTCCGGTGATGAAGTCCGACGGCGGCTGGACCTATTTCGCGCCCGATATCGCCTATCACTATGACAAGGTGCAGCGTGGCTTTGACATGCTGATCGACGTCTTTGGCGCGGATCACGGCGGCTATGTCAAACGGATGAAAGCCGCTGTTTCGGCGCTGTCCGAGGGGTCGGTGCCGCTCGACATCAAGCTGACGCAGCTGGTCAAGCTGTTCAAGAACGGCAAGGAATTCAAGATGTCCAAACGGGCAGGGACATTTGTCACCCTGCGCGATGTGGTTGATCAGGTGGGCCCTGATGTGACGCGTTTTGTCATGCTGACCCGCAAGAATGACGCGATGCTGGACTTTGACTTTGCCAAGGTGCTGGAACAGTCGCGCGAGAATCCGGTGTTCTACGTGCAATATGCCCATGCGCGTGTGCACTCTGTCCTGCGCAAGGCGGCAGAGGCGGGTGTTGCCACGGATATGGAAACCTTGCAGCGTGCCGACCTGAGCCAGCTTGACCACGAAGCAGAGTTGAAACTGGCGCAAAAGCTGGCCGAATGGCCCCGGATGGTAGAGACCGCGGCGCGCAGCAACGAACCGCACCGGATCGCCTTTTATCTCTACGAGCTGGCGGGCGATTTCCACGGCCTGTGGAACCGCGGCAACGACGTGCCTGAACTGCGTTTCCTGCAGGATGATGCGGCCCTGTCCCAGTCAAAAATCGCGCTGGCCCAAGCCGCAGCGATTGTAATTGCGTCAGGTCTTGGTATTCTTGGGGTCAAGCCAGCGGAAGAGATGCGATAA
- a CDS encoding deoxyguanosinetriphosphate triphosphohydrolase, whose translation MRASFASDPALTRGRLIPEEESTFRSCFQRDRDRIIHASAFRRLKHKTQVFIEHEGDYYRTRLTHSIEVAQVARTIAGALGLNAELTEAVALAHDLGHPPFGHTGEDALEALMAPYGGFDHNAQAIRIVTHLERHYADFDGLNLTWDTLEGLAKHNGPVTGELPWALAAYECQHDLELETFASAEAQVAAIADDVAYNHHDLHDGLRAELFSTDELAELPILKQNFAEVDRLYPGLNYYRRRHEALRRFFGVLVEDVISVARHRLAEMKPETATDIRMAGRTLIQFSDPVFQDLKVIRAFLFDRMYRAPSVVIMRKQVTQVVEDLFPYFCAHTDQLPKQWRKDVEDADGDTALARIVSDYISGMTDRFALQEHERLIVKG comes from the coding sequence ATGCGCGCTTCTTTTGCCTCTGATCCGGCATTGACCCGGGGACGGTTGATACCGGAAGAGGAAAGCACCTTTCGTTCCTGCTTTCAGCGGGACCGCGACCGGATCATCCACGCCAGCGCCTTCCGGCGGCTCAAGCACAAGACGCAGGTCTTTATCGAACATGAGGGCGATTACTATCGCACGCGGCTGACCCATTCGATCGAGGTGGCGCAGGTGGCACGCACGATCGCCGGTGCGTTGGGTCTGAATGCCGAGCTGACAGAGGCGGTCGCCCTGGCCCATGATCTGGGGCATCCGCCCTTTGGTCACACGGGCGAGGACGCGCTGGAAGCCTTGATGGCCCCCTATGGCGGGTTTGACCACAACGCCCAAGCCATCCGCATCGTCACCCATCTGGAGCGGCATTACGCGGATTTTGACGGGCTGAACCTGACTTGGGACACGCTGGAGGGGTTGGCCAAACATAACGGGCCGGTGACGGGAGAGCTGCCGTGGGCGCTTGCGGCCTATGAGTGTCAGCATGATCTTGAGCTGGAGACATTCGCCAGTGCCGAGGCGCAGGTGGCGGCGATTGCCGATGATGTGGCCTATAACCACCACGACCTGCATGACGGTCTGCGGGCCGAGCTGTTCTCGACGGACGAGCTGGCCGAACTGCCGATCCTGAAGCAGAATTTCGCCGAAGTGGACAGGCTGTATCCCGGTCTGAACTACTATCGCCGCCGTCACGAAGCGCTGCGCCGTTTCTTTGGCGTACTGGTGGAGGACGTGATCAGCGTCGCGCGGCACCGTCTGGCCGAGATGAAGCCCGAAACCGCCACCGATATTCGCATGGCCGGGCGCACGTTGATCCAGTTCTCCGATCCGGTTTTCCAGGATCTCAAGGTCATCCGCGCCTTTCTGTTCGACCGCATGTACCGCGCGCCATCCGTGGTGATCATGCGCAAGCAGGTCACGCAGGTGGTCGAGGATCTGTTCCCCTATTTCTGCGCGCATACGGACCAATTGCCCAAGCAATGGCGCAAGGATGTAGAGGACGCGGACGGCGATACGGCGCTTGCGCGGATCGTCAGCGACTATATCTCGGGGATGACAGATCGCTTTGCCTTGCAGGAACATGAGCGGTTGATCGTTAAAGGCTGA
- a CDS encoding iron-sulfur cluster assembly accessory protein — translation MNLPPQVTPRAFDRLAEIGAAAEGKALRVAVEGGGCSGFQYDIALDDPKDDDLILEGAGQKVVVDSISLPFLANAVIDFSEELIGARFVIENPNATSACGCGTSFSM, via the coding sequence ATGAACCTGCCCCCCCAAGTTACCCCGCGCGCCTTTGACCGCCTTGCCGAAATCGGTGCCGCCGCAGAGGGCAAAGCCCTACGCGTCGCAGTAGAGGGCGGCGGCTGCTCCGGCTTTCAGTACGACATCGCGCTGGATGATCCCAAAGACGATGACCTGATCCTTGAAGGGGCCGGCCAGAAAGTTGTGGTCGACAGCATCTCCCTGCCCTTTCTTGCCAATGCCGTCATCGACTTTTCCGAGGAATTGATCGGCGCGCGTTTCGTGATCGAAAACCCCAATGCCACCAGCGCCTGCGGCTGCGGCACGTCTTTCTCGATGTAA
- the xth gene encoding exodeoxyribonuclease III: MKIATFNINGIKARIDALPQWLDEAQPDVAILQEIKSVDEGFPRELFEDRGYNVETHGQKSFNGVAILSKLPLEDVTRGLPGDDSDEQARYIEATVVGDHSSVRLCGLYLPNGNPAPGPKYDYKLAWMQRLEDRARALLAEETPFLLTGDFNIIPQAEDAATPDAWREDALFRPESRAAWRRLLALGLTEAFRARTQGPGHYSFWDYQAGAWNRNNGIRIDHFLLSPTIADSLRDCQIDKDVRGREKPSDHVPVWVELDL, from the coding sequence ATGAAAATCGCCACGTTCAACATCAACGGGATCAAAGCGCGGATCGACGCCCTGCCCCAATGGCTCGACGAAGCGCAGCCCGACGTCGCCATTCTGCAAGAGATCAAATCCGTCGACGAAGGCTTCCCGCGCGAGCTGTTCGAGGATCGCGGCTATAACGTCGAGACCCACGGGCAGAAATCATTTAACGGCGTCGCGATCCTGTCAAAGCTCCCGCTTGAGGATGTGACCCGTGGCCTGCCCGGGGACGACAGCGACGAACAGGCGCGCTATATCGAGGCAACGGTCGTGGGCGATCATTCTTCGGTTCGGCTTTGTGGGTTGTATCTGCCCAACGGCAACCCCGCGCCGGGCCCGAAGTACGATTACAAACTGGCGTGGATGCAGCGTCTTGAAGACCGTGCGCGCGCACTCTTGGCCGAGGAAACACCGTTTCTGCTGACGGGCGACTTCAACATCATTCCCCAGGCCGAAGACGCAGCAACGCCGGATGCCTGGCGTGAAGATGCGCTGTTTCGCCCTGAATCCCGCGCCGCCTGGCGACGTCTGCTGGCCCTTGGCCTGACAGAGGCGTTCCGCGCACGGACCCAAGGGCCGGGGCATTACAGCTTTTGGGATTATCAGGCAGGCGCGTGGAACCGCAACAACGGCATCCGTATCGACCATTTCCTGCTGAGCCCTACCATCGCCGACAGCCTGCGCGACTGCCAGATCGACAAGGATGTACGCGGACGCGAGAAACCCTCCGATCACGTGCCCGTCTGGGTGGAGCTTGACCTCTAG
- a CDS encoding HNH endonuclease: MDGDFRTEFTRSPAGLKNKPALVLNADYRPLSYYPLSLWPWQEAVKAKWLDRVDIVAEYDDYVHSPSMQIRIPSVVVLKDYVKPQKRVAFTRFNLFLRDEFCCQYCGARGDLTFDHVVPRAAGGITSWQNVVAACSPCNLKKGSKALHQTGFQLRKPPRQPQAEDLRNMGRKFPPNYLHDSWMDFLYWDAELQA, from the coding sequence ATGGACGGCGACTTTAGAACTGAATTCACCCGAAGCCCGGCAGGGCTGAAAAACAAACCGGCCCTTGTGCTGAACGCGGATTACAGGCCCTTGTCCTACTATCCGTTGTCGCTGTGGCCCTGGCAGGAAGCGGTGAAGGCCAAATGGCTGGATCGGGTGGATATCGTCGCTGAATATGACGACTATGTTCACAGCCCGTCGATGCAAATTCGCATCCCGTCGGTGGTCGTTCTCAAAGATTATGTCAAACCTCAAAAGCGCGTGGCCTTCACGCGCTTTAATTTATTTCTGAGGGACGAATTCTGCTGCCAGTACTGCGGTGCACGGGGGGATCTGACCTTTGACCACGTGGTGCCCCGTGCGGCGGGCGGTATCACAAGCTGGCAGAACGTTGTTGCGGCGTGTAGCCCGTGCAATCTGAAAAAAGGGTCCAAGGCGCTGCACCAGACCGGGTTTCAGCTGCGCAAACCGCCGCGCCAGCCGCAAGCCGAGGATTTACGCAATATGGGCCGGAAATTCCCGCCCAACTACCTGCATGATAGCTGGATGGATTTTCTTTATTGGGACGCCGAGCTTCAGGCGTGA
- a CDS encoding alpha/beta hydrolase, translated as MTRVLNAERREPVSGETRSAVVFLHGYGANGADLLGLADPLGEHLPDTLFVAPDAPEACAGAPMGFQWFPIPWIDNSSEEEAERGMMQAVDDLNAFLDALMVDEDLLPEQVVLFGFSQGTMMALHVAPRREDAVAGVVAFSGRLLSPESLKDEAVVRPPVLLVHGDADDVVPPQSLPQAAETLQEAGWTDVFAHIMKGTGHGIAPDGLSVALAFMRDKLGL; from the coding sequence ATGACACGAGTACTAAACGCAGAGCGCCGCGAACCGGTCTCGGGGGAAACGCGGTCTGCCGTCGTGTTCCTGCATGGCTATGGCGCGAATGGTGCCGATCTGCTGGGGCTTGCCGACCCGTTGGGGGAACATCTGCCCGACACCCTGTTCGTGGCCCCCGATGCGCCCGAAGCCTGTGCCGGTGCGCCCATGGGGTTCCAGTGGTTCCCGATCCCCTGGATCGATAACTCCTCTGAGGAAGAAGCCGAACGCGGGATGATGCAGGCGGTCGACGACCTGAACGCCTTTCTCGATGCGCTGATGGTCGACGAAGATCTGCTGCCCGAACAGGTTGTGCTGTTTGGCTTTTCCCAAGGTACGATGATGGCGCTGCATGTCGCGCCGCGCCGCGAAGATGCCGTGGCCGGTGTTGTCGCGTTTTCGGGCCGCTTGCTGTCTCCCGAGAGCCTGAAAGACGAAGCGGTCGTGCGCCCTCCGGTCTTGCTGGTGCACGGCGACGCCGATGATGTTGTCCCGCCGCAATCCCTGCCGCAGGCCGCCGAAACCTTGCAAGAGGCCGGATGGACGGACGTTTTCGCCCATATCATGAAGGGCACAGGCCACGGAATCGCCCCCGACGGGCTGAGCGTGGCGCTGGCCTTTATGCGCGACAAACTGGGTCTTTGA
- a CDS encoding DNA-3-methyladenine glycosylase translates to MSIGRIITGDADVAEGAEWLAAHVPQFATALAATGPLPLRLRADGFDALIGAIISQQVSVASANAMRAKMDAAGLTHETAILTAGEDGLRAAGLSRQKIRYALALAEAGIDYTALRDAPDAVVIETLTAVPGVGLWTAQIYAMFSLGRADILPQGDLALQEAAKILFDLPQRPKPKQLADMAQDWSPWRSVAARILFSYYRVAKQREGIS, encoded by the coding sequence ATGAGCATCGGACGGATTATCACTGGCGACGCGGATGTCGCTGAAGGGGCGGAGTGGCTCGCGGCCCATGTGCCGCAGTTTGCTACCGCCTTGGCCGCAACTGGCCCTTTGCCTCTGCGGTTGCGTGCGGACGGGTTTGACGCATTGATCGGGGCGATCATCAGCCAGCAAGTCTCTGTCGCGTCGGCCAATGCCATGCGTGCCAAGATGGATGCGGCGGGACTGACCCATGAGACGGCGATACTCACCGCGGGCGAGGATGGCCTGCGCGCGGCGGGGCTGAGCCGCCAGAAAATCCGCTATGCGTTGGCGTTGGCCGAGGCCGGGATCGACTATACCGCGTTGCGGGACGCGCCTGATGCCGTGGTGATCGAGACGCTGACCGCGGTGCCCGGTGTGGGGCTGTGGACGGCGCAGATCTATGCGATGTTTTCGCTGGGCCGCGCCGATATCCTGCCGCAGGGCGATCTGGCCTTGCAAGAGGCCGCAAAAATCCTGTTTGATCTGCCCCAGCGACCAAAGCCGAAGCAGCTTGCGGACATGGCGCAGGACTGGTCGCCCTGGCGATCGGTTGCAGCCCGCATCCTGTTTTCGTACTACCGCGTGGCAAAACAACGGGAAGGGATTTCATGA
- a CDS encoding precorrin-6A/cobalt-precorrin-6A reductase, with protein sequence MNQAPHILLIAGSAEAHEIAVALAGSDVSARAVLRRAERSFGPLAVPSEIWSPRTVDEMAAYLRAHGFTAVLDAGHGFDADISQIAYDATARLGLPYLRVLRPMWDIAAPVERAASVAAAARMIRPKARVFAATGRGTVEDYAPFAGARLYLRQTNAHARTKLPPFAEAVYGQPPFTRAAEEALFRALQIDTLVLRNVGGVPSRPKLDAARALGLRVIAIDRPAAPVGAQVRAAPDAAIHWVETLTKGGKTG encoded by the coding sequence ATGAACCAGGCCCCCCATATTCTGCTGATCGCTGGCAGCGCCGAAGCGCATGAGATCGCTGTTGCATTGGCGGGGTCTGACGTCTCTGCAAGGGCGGTGTTAAGGCGGGCGGAGCGCAGCTTTGGCCCGCTGGCCGTACCATCAGAGATCTGGTCGCCGCGCACCGTGGATGAGATGGCAGCTTACCTGCGCGCCCATGGGTTTACCGCGGTGCTGGACGCAGGACACGGGTTTGACGCGGATATTTCGCAGATCGCTTATGACGCCACCGCGCGGTTGGGGCTGCCTTATCTGCGTGTCCTGCGGCCCATGTGGGACATCGCGGCACCGGTCGAACGGGCCGCGTCGGTCGCGGCGGCGGCACGGATGATCCGACCCAAAGCACGGGTCTTTGCCGCGACGGGGCGCGGAACGGTGGAGGATTACGCCCCCTTCGCAGGCGCGCGGCTTTATCTGCGGCAGACCAACGCGCATGCCCGGACCAAGCTGCCCCCCTTTGCCGAAGCCGTCTATGGCCAGCCGCCCTTCACTCGGGCGGCGGAGGAGGCGTTGTTTCGCGCCTTGCAGATCGATACGCTGGTCCTGCGCAACGTCGGTGGCGTGCCAAGCCGCCCCAAACTGGACGCAGCGCGCGCATTGGGTCTACGGGTGATTGCCATTGACCGTCCGGCGGCCCCCGTCGGCGCGCAGGTTCGCGCTGCGCCGGATGCGGCGATCCACTGGGTCGAGACGCTGACAAAGGGGGGCAAAACCGGATGA
- a CDS encoding MFS transporter, producing MTVIDDTRAKRNVAVLVTAQAFLGSQMPMYFVVGGLAGQQLSPNVCLATLPISMIVFGSMTTAPWLSTVMQRFGRRAGFVAGAFGGMTGAALCAYALTIQSFMTFLLGSYLIGIYMCSQGFFRFAATDTASDAFRPKAISYVMAGGLISAIIGPQLVGFLTGANGDATMMRFFPVYLAAIALNAVGMVLFAFLNIPKPPVPAVDAPKGRTRMELLKTPRIAVAVICGMVSYALMNLVMTSTPLAVVGCGYDIVDASHVVTGHVLAMYAPSFFTGHLIAKFGVEKILGLGIAILAGAGVVALQGVELNNFYIALILLGIGWNFGFIGATSMLAGAHEPHERGRMQGLNDLLVFGGVTFASLSSGGLMNCSGGNPVEGWAAVNIAMIPFLVLAGGSLIWLMLRQRSARV from the coding sequence ATGACAGTGATTGATGACACCCGCGCCAAGCGCAACGTCGCCGTGCTGGTGACCGCGCAGGCCTTTCTTGGCAGCCAGATGCCGATGTATTTTGTGGTCGGCGGATTGGCGGGGCAACAGCTGTCGCCGAACGTCTGCCTCGCGACGCTGCCGATCTCTATGATCGTCTTCGGGTCGATGACCACGGCCCCGTGGCTGTCGACGGTGATGCAACGCTTTGGCCGTCGCGCGGGCTTTGTGGCGGGCGCATTTGGCGGGATGACGGGGGCCGCACTTTGCGCCTATGCCCTGACGATCCAGAGCTTCATGACCTTCCTGCTGGGCAGCTATCTGATCGGCATCTACATGTGCTCGCAAGGGTTTTTCCGCTTTGCAGCGACGGACACCGCATCTGACGCGTTCCGGCCCAAGGCGATTTCCTATGTCATGGCGGGCGGGCTGATCTCGGCCATCATCGGGCCGCAGCTGGTAGGGTTTCTGACCGGAGCAAACGGCGATGCGACGATGATGCGGTTTTTCCCGGTCTACCTTGCCGCGATTGCGCTGAACGCTGTGGGCATGGTGCTTTTCGCCTTCCTCAACATCCCCAAGCCGCCGGTGCCGGCCGTGGATGCCCCCAAGGGCCGCACCCGGATGGAGCTTTTGAAGACCCCGCGCATCGCCGTCGCTGTGATCTGCGGGATGGTATCCTATGCGCTGATGAACCTTGTCATGACCTCGACGCCGCTGGCGGTTGTGGGCTGCGGCTATGACATCGTGGATGCGTCCCATGTGGTCACAGGCCACGTTCTGGCGATGTATGCGCCATCGTTTTTCACCGGCCACCTGATCGCGAAATTCGGGGTCGAAAAGATCCTCGGCCTTGGCATCGCGATCCTTGCGGGGGCCGGTGTGGTCGCGCTGCAGGGGGTGGAGCTGAACAACTTCTACATCGCGCTGATCCTGCTGGGGATCGGCTGGAACTTCGGCTTTATCGGCGCGACATCCATGCTGGCCGGTGCCCATGAACCGCACGAGCGTGGCCGCATGCAAGGTCTGAACGATCTGCTGGTCTTTGGCGGGGTGACCTTTGCGTCGCTGTCAAGCGGCGGGCTGATGAACTGCTCGGGCGGCAACCCCGTCGAAGGCTGGGCCGCCGTCAATATCGCGATGATCCCGTTTCTGGTGCTGGCAGGCGGGTCGCTGATCTGGCTGATGCTGCGGCAACGTAGCGCGCGGGTCTAG
- a CDS encoding squalene/phytoene synthase family protein translates to MEFDADLSACAAIIERADPLRFRASMAAPVAARRVLFPLYAFNIEVARAPWVTQETMIAEMRLQWWRDVCDEIANRGVVRRHEVATPLALAISPEDAVLLDTLAAARRWDIYRDAFEDAAHFDAYIDQTAGHLMWVAARALGPAEETTVRGAAYGAGVAAWLHAIPQLVEQGRVPLLDGTDAGVVALAQKARARLRQARANRGKISIAARPAMYSVGAADKVLSAAIAAPGRVSAAELPPMNDFALSWRALSGRW, encoded by the coding sequence ATGGAATTTGATGCCGATCTAAGCGCCTGCGCGGCAATTATCGAGCGTGCCGATCCGCTGCGCTTTCGCGCCAGCATGGCGGCCCCCGTGGCCGCACGCCGTGTGTTGTTCCCGCTGTATGCCTTTAATATCGAGGTGGCGCGCGCGCCCTGGGTGACGCAGGAAACCATGATCGCCGAGATGCGTTTGCAGTGGTGGCGCGATGTCTGTGACGAGATCGCGAACCGTGGCGTTGTGCGGCGGCACGAGGTTGCGACGCCCCTTGCACTGGCTATCTCGCCCGAAGACGCTGTGTTGCTGGACACGCTGGCCGCCGCGCGGCGGTGGGATATCTACCGCGACGCCTTTGAAGATGCCGCCCATTTCGACGCCTATATCGACCAGACCGCGGGCCATCTGATGTGGGTGGCCGCGCGGGCTTTGGGACCAGCGGAGGAGACCACGGTGCGCGGTGCGGCCTATGGGGCGGGGGTGGCGGCTTGGCTGCACGCAATCCCGCAGCTGGTAGAGCAGGGGCGCGTCCCGTTGTTGGACGGCACCGACGCTGGCGTTGTGGCGCTGGCCCAAAAGGCACGGGCGCGGTTACGACAGGCGCGGGCCAACCGTGGTAAGATCTCGATAGCGGCGCGACCGGCGATGTATAGCGTCGGCGCGGCAGACAAGGTGCTGAGCGCGGCCATCGCCGCCCCCGGGCGTGTCAGCGCCGCAGAACTGCCGCCGATGAATGATTTCGCCCTGTCGTGGCGGGCTTTGTCGGGGCGTTGGTAG
- the cimA gene encoding citramalate synthase encodes MTRERLYLYDTTLRDGQQTQGVQFSTAEKITIATALDTLGVDYIEGGWPGANPTDSAFFDAAPTTRAKMTAFGMTKRNGMSAQNDDVLAAVMNAGTRTVCLVGKTHDFHVSAALGITLDENTDNIAKSIAHLVAQGREALFDAEHFFDGYRANPDYALTAIKAAYEAGARWIVLCDTNGGTMPAEVGRMTAEVIAAGIPGDHLGIHTHNDTENAVACSLAAIDAGARQIQGTLNGLGERCGNANLTTLIPILLLKEPYASRFDTGIPLDGLANLTQISRALDEILNRVPTKQAAFVGSSAFAHKAGLHASAILKDPSTYEHIDPALVGNTRIIPMSNQAGQSNLRRRLESAGLTIAKGDPALGQILDEVKAREAEGYSYDTAQASFELLARKALGQMPDLFEVKRYRVTVERRKNKYDQMVSLSEAVVVVKVDGEKRLSVSESMDAEGCDRGPVNALSKALVKDLGQYSALLEDMHLVDFKVRITQGGTEAVTRVIIDSEDGQGRRWSTVGVSANIVDASFEALLDAIRWKLIRDRKG; translated from the coding sequence ATGACCCGCGAACGCCTTTATCTGTATGACACCACGCTGCGCGACGGGCAGCAGACCCAAGGGGTGCAATTCTCGACCGCGGAAAAGATCACGATTGCGACCGCGCTCGATACGCTGGGGGTGGACTACATCGAGGGCGGCTGGCCCGGCGCGAACCCGACGGACAGTGCCTTTTTCGACGCGGCACCGACCACGCGGGCGAAGATGACGGCCTTTGGTATGACCAAGCGCAACGGCATGTCGGCGCAGAACGATGATGTGCTGGCGGCGGTGATGAATGCGGGCACGCGGACGGTCTGCTTGGTGGGAAAGACCCATGATTTTCACGTCTCGGCAGCGCTCGGGATCACGCTGGATGAGAACACGGATAATATCGCGAAGTCTATCGCGCATCTGGTGGCGCAGGGCCGCGAGGCGCTGTTCGATGCGGAGCATTTTTTTGATGGCTACCGCGCCAATCCCGATTATGCGCTGACCGCCATCAAGGCGGCCTATGAGGCTGGCGCGCGGTGGATCGTGCTTTGTGATACCAATGGCGGCACCATGCCCGCCGAGGTCGGGCGTATGACAGCCGAGGTCATCGCCGCAGGCATCCCCGGCGATCATCTGGGCATCCATACCCATAACGACACCGAAAACGCGGTCGCCTGTTCGCTGGCCGCCATTGACGCGGGCGCGCGGCAGATACAGGGCACGTTGAACGGCTTGGGCGAACGCTGCGGCAATGCCAACCTGACCACGCTGATCCCGATCCTGCTGCTGAAAGAACCCTATGCCAGCCGTTTCGACACGGGAATCCCGCTAGACGGTCTGGCGAACCTTACCCAGATCAGCCGTGCACTGGACGAGATCTTGAACCGGGTGCCGACCAAACAGGCGGCCTTTGTCGGGTCGTCGGCCTTTGCGCATAAGGCGGGGCTGCATGCCAGCGCGATCCTGAAAGACCCGTCCACTTATGAACATATCGACCCCGCGCTGGTCGGCAACACGCGCATCATCCCCATGTCGAACCAGGCGGGCCAGTCAAACCTGCGCCGGCGCCTTGAAAGTGCGGGCTTGACCATCGCCAAGGGGGATCCGGCCTTGGGGCAGATCCTTGACGAGGTGAAGGCGCGCGAGGCCGAAGGCTATAGCTATGACACCGCTCAGGCCAGCTTTGAGCTGCTAGCGCGGAAGGCTCTGGGGCAGATGCCGGATCTCTTCGAGGTAAAACGCTATCGTGTGACCGTCGAGCGGCGCAAAAACAAATACGACCAGATGGTCAGCCTGTCAGAAGCGGTTGTCGTCGTGAAGGTGGATGGCGAGAAACGTCTGTCGGTGAGCGAGAGCATGGATGCCGAAGGCTGCGACCGCGGGCCGGTGAACGCGCTCAGCAAGGCGCTGGTCAAGGATCTGGGGCAGTACTCGGCGCTGCTGGAGGATATGCATCTGGTGGATTTCAAGGTGCGGATCACGCAAGGTGGCACAGAGGCGGTGACGCGGGTGATCATCGACAGCGAAGACGGGCAGGGGCGGCGTTGGTCTACCGTGGGTGTGTCGGCCAACATCGTCGATGCGTCTTTCGAAGCGCTGTTGGACGCGATCCGCTGGAAGCTGATCCGCGACCGCAAGGGATAG